In the genome of Pangasianodon hypophthalmus isolate fPanHyp1 chromosome 23, fPanHyp1.pri, whole genome shotgun sequence, one region contains:
- the tshz1 gene encoding teashirt homolog 1, whose product MPRRKQQAPRRSSAYVPEDELKAAKIDEEHLQDDGLSLDGQDTEYLCNEEEDPREQLSYQNSPLSNGTNPDAGYGSPLSDTSDHLADFKSTSSKEGQERDETEDMETEPGLSVQDSLAKMKAAYANLISNSSWSSITRDIIKSKQVNVSNNSTTSNHKGSNSIMNSHATNINSSGSSSISTASVSATTSTTPSNTSANATTLTSNSNGNVSGTSSGSVSYDWHQAALAKTLQHTPYHLLPEPSLFSTVQLYRQNNKLYGPVFTGASKFRCKDCSAAYDTLVGLTVHMNETGHYRDDNKDQEDDMGKKWSKPRKRSLMEMEGKEDAQKVLKCMYCGHSFESLQDLSVHMIKTKHYQKVPLKEPMPALASKLVPSTKKRVFHDLVSPCSPESISSTTGVPLTESTPTKDQKVTNPYVTANNRYGYQNGASYTWQFEARKAQILKCMECGSSHDTLQQLTAHMMVTGHFLKVTNSASKKGKQLVFDPVVEEKIQSIPLPPTTTRLPVPTIKSQIDSPLHTSTTEERKDSQEEKKEVNEPEKKIKEEKEDPSDKPENSEKPGQYKYLREEDLEETPKEGLDILKSLENTVSSAISKAQTGTPTWGGYPSIHAAYQLQGSMKSLSAVQSVKMQPTFSASSLKSLSNETSALIHSPGSPSPPPNHKSNVLAMEELVEKVTGKIVSKREKEEKPTERIPKHVSTPSPSPVPKEKKDFPQPTDLSKPTKNGITEETESVGKEGEQPESHAETPDKNGMDTLKTQVSNGCSSLGIITDHSPEQPLVNHLSALQSIMNTHLGKASKTVSPLLDPLAMLYKISNNMVEKPFYSPTQVKQFESINRYYDNEDQPIDLTKSKNSNGRPNSSSTVISNSSNSSIPNSNRPILSNLSESLSSPLRENALMDISDMVKNLTGRLTPKSSTPSSISEKSEADGSAFEDALEDFTHVQKRKGRQSNWNPQHLLILQAQFASSLRETPEGKFVITDLGPQERVHICKFTGLSMTTISHWLANVKYQLRRTGGTKFLKNIDSGQPLFLCSDCASQFRTPSTYISHLESHLGFSLKDLSKLSIDLMREQQAVTKMITDKTFSSLGLNEDDSNSIYQCKLCNRTFVSKHAVKLHLSKTHGKSPEDHLIFVSELEKLDKA is encoded by the coding sequence CCTACGTGCCTGAGGACGAGCTGAAGGCAGCCAAGATCGATGAGGAGCACCTGCAGGATGATGGCCTCTCCTTAGATGGCCAGGACACAGAGTACCTGTGCAACGAGGAGGAGGATCCACGTGAGCAGCTGAGCTACCAGAACTCCCCTCTCAGCAATGGCACCAACCCTGATGCCGGGTACGGCTCACCCCTTAGTGACACCAGCGATCACCTGGCCGACTTTAAAAGTACCTCCTCCAAAGAGGGCCAGGAGAGGGATGAGACTGAGGACATGGAGACAGAGCCTGGTCTTTCTGTGCAAGACAGCTTGGCAAAGATGAAAGCCGCCTATGCAAACTTGATCTCAAATTCCTCATGGTCTAGCATCACAAGGGACATTATAAAAAGCAAACAAGTTAATGTCAGCAACAACAGCACCACAAGCAACCACAAGGGGAGCAATAGCATTATGAATAGTCATGCAACTAACATTAACAGCAGTGGAAGCAGTAGCATTAGCACAGCTAGTGTTAGTGCCACAACCAGCACCACCCCAAGCAACACTTCTGCCAATGCCACTACTTTAACCAGTAATAGCAATGGAAATGTAAGTGGTACCAGTAGTGGAAGTGTCTCTTATGACTGGCACCAGGCTGCACTTGCTAAAACATTACAGCATACACCATACCACCTTCTGCCAGAACCCAGTCTCTTCAGCACAGTGCAGCTGTACCGGCAAAACAATAAGCTGTATGGGCCGGTATTTACTGGTGCCAGCAAATTTAGATGCAAGGACTGCAGTGCAGCTTACGACACACTTGTAGGCCTCACAGTACACATGAATGAAACAGGCCATTACCGTGATGACAATAAAGATCAGGAGGATGACATGGGCAAGAAATGGTCCAAGCCAAGGAAGCGTTCCTTGATGGAGATGGAGGGCAAAGAGGATGCTCAGAAAGTCTTAAAGTGCATGTACTGTGGACACTCATTTGAATCTCTGCAAGACCTAAGTGTCCACatgatcaaaacaaaacactaccAGAAAGTGCCTCTCAAAGAACCAATGCCAGCTCTTGCCTCAAAGCTGGTGCCCTCTACCAAAAAACGAGTCTTTCATGACCTAGTGTCCCCCTGCTCACCTGAGTCCATATCTAGCACAACAGGTGTTCCACTGACAGAATCCACACCCACCAAAGACCAAAAGGTTACTAATCCCTATGTTACTGCTAACAATCGATATGGCTATCAGAATGGTGCAAGTTACACCTGGCAGTTTGAAGCCAGAAAAGCCCAGATCCTCAAGTGTATGGAATGTGGAAGTTCCCATGACACCTTGCAGCAGCTTACAGCTCATATGATGGTGACAGGACATTTCCTCAAAGTCACCAACTCTGCTTCAAAAAAGGGGAAACAGTTAGTGTTTGACCCAGTTGTGGAGGAAAAAATTCAGTCCATTCCTCTTCCACCAACCACCACACGTCTACCAGTTCCAACTATCAAGTCACAAATAGACTCTCCTTTACATACCTCTACAACTGAAGAGAGGAAGGATtcacaggaggagaaaaaagaggtGAATGAGCCAgagaagaaaattaaagaagaaaaggaggacCCCTCTGACAAACCGGAGAACTCTGAAAAACCTGGCCAGTACAAATATCTCAGAGAAGAGGATTTGGAAGAGACCCCAAAAGAGGGTCTTGACATTCTCAAGTCTCTAGAAAATACTGTTTCTAGTGCAATCAGCAAGGCTCAGACAGGCACCCCTACATGGGGTGGTTATCCAAGCATCCATGCTGCCTACCAGCTCCAAGGGTCAATGaagtctctctctgctgtccaGAGTGTCAAAATGCAACCCACATTCAGTGCTAGCAGCTTGAAGTCTCTGTCAAATGAAACCAGTGCCCTCATCCATTCCCCAGGAAGCCCATCCCCACCTCCAAACCATAAGAGCAATGTCTTAGCCATGGAAGAGTTAGTAGAGAAAGTCACAGGAAAAATTGTGTCTAAaagggagaaggaggagaagccTACTGAACGCATCCCAAAACATGTCTCTACTCCATCACCATCACCTGTACCCAAGGAGAAAAAAGACTTCCCTCAGCCAACTGACCTTAGCAAGCCTACAAAGAATGGCATCACTGAGGAGACTGAGTCAGTTGGTAAGGAAGGGGAACAACCTGAGAGTCATGCTGAAACTCCAGACAAGAACGGAATGGACACCCTCAAAACGCAAGTCAGCAATGGTTGCAGTAGTTTGGGAATAATCACTGACCACTCACCAGAACAGCCTTTAGTTAACCATCTCAGTGCACTGCAGTCCATCATGAACACTCACTTGGGCAAGGCATCCAAAACTGTCAGCCCATTGTTAGACCCATTAGCAATGCTGTACAAAATCAGCAACAACATGGTGGAGAAACCTTTTTACAGTCCAACTCAGGTTAAGCAATTTGAGTCCATCAATAGATACTATGACAACGAGGACCAGCCGATAGACTTGACGAAATCCAAGAACAGCAATGGGCGTCCAAACAGCTCCTCCACTGTCATAAGCAACAGTAGCAACAGCAGCATTCCTAACAGTAATCGACCCATTCTTTCCAACTTATCTGAATCGCTGTCTTCCCCTCTGAGGGAAAATGCCTTGATGGACATCTCGGACATGGTGAAAAACCTCACAGGCCGCCTGACACCAAAGTCATCAACACCCTCTTCTATCTCTGAGAAGTCAGAAGCAGATGGCAGTGCTTTTGAGGATGCCCTGGAGGATTTCACCCATGTCCAGAAGAGGAAAGGGAGGCAGTCCAACTGGAACCCTCAACACTTGCTGATCCTACAGGCTCAGTTTGCATCCAGCCTTCGTGAAACTCCAGAGGGGAAGTTTGTCATCACAGACCTGGGTCCTCAGGAGCGTGTACATATCTGTAAGTTCACAGGTCTCTCAATGACCACAATCTCTCACTGGCTCGCCAATGTGAAGTACCAGCTCAGGCGGACGGGCGGAACCAAGTTTCTAAAGAACATTGACTCTGGCCAGCCTCTGTTCTTGTGCAGTGACTGCGCCTCCCAGTTCAGAACTCCCTCCACTTACATTAGCCACTTAGAATCCCATTTAGGCTTCAGTTTAAAGGACCTGTCAAAGTTGTCTATAGACCTTATGAGAGAGCAGCAAGCAGTCACAAAAATGATAACGGACAAGACTTTCAGTTCCCTCGGCTTGAACGAGGATGACTCTAATTCCATCTATCAGTGCAAACTGTGCAATAGGACCTTTGTCAGCAAACATGCAGTTAAGCTGCACCTCAGCAAAACGCATGGCAAGTCTCCAGAGGACCACTTGATCTTTGTGTCCGAGCTTGAAAAGTTAGATAAAGCATAA